One region of Epilithonimonas zeae genomic DNA includes:
- a CDS encoding T9SS type A sorting domain-containing protein, which yields MYKIKSIFSIIVLLLMFVGAKAQFSGTGNGTEANPYLITNAVQLDEMRNYIGSANSDKHFSIINDIDLAVLIATQYPNEGWKPIGYGSEEGESAFYGSLEGNGFKIKNLWISRQESNYIGLFSNTTDAVINNLNIQLAANGIAGQDYVGILAGSTNGGTINNVKVTGIVTAYNYVGGLIGESSSLVSDCQSSGEVNTEGDNIGGLIGKTSAEVSGSSSSSNVKNTGGSFTGNFMGGLIGVNQAPVNNSNASGNVTGISTLGGLVGDSYALISNSYATGNITGRMWVGGLVGTSDSVSNSYATGVVYADQKIGGGLVGQSYGTITGSHASGFVSGSQSLGGLVGIMGGNVSFSYATGDVTQIVSETVPEGGFLDIGGLAGYSFSPSIIDNCFASGDVKVTDNNAMYVGGLVGLSTGISNSYAYGTVTGGYSLVGGLAGSTWEPIVNSAALNPWIKSSPTGNLNKIHRLVGDIEFETEVINSYALDNMLVNGTIVTDGTSDFWSGENKSIEEFQKQLTYGNGLNWDFESVWKIRENHGYPYLQSSEYLTSIISSDINNKTWGTISPMGIVAMKDGSSKTFEFTSTDGYEIESVLVDNENIGKPDTYTFSNVTDNHTLMVIFKLKSLGTNEAKNKNITVYPNPTADYIYVSGNKKIASLELYNSNGQKVLKANESKMDLAHLTAGVYILKIITENGEVSSSKIIKK from the coding sequence ATGTACAAAATTAAATCTATTTTTTCCATCATTGTACTTTTGTTGATGTTCGTCGGCGCAAAAGCACAATTCTCCGGAACAGGAAATGGTACCGAAGCCAATCCTTATTTGATTACAAATGCCGTTCAACTTGACGAAATGAGAAATTACATTGGCTCTGCAAACAGCGATAAACATTTTTCTATAATTAATGACATCGATCTAGCAGTATTAATTGCAACTCAATATCCGAATGAAGGCTGGAAACCTATCGGATATGGAAGCGAAGAAGGTGAGAGTGCTTTTTATGGTTCATTAGAAGGCAATGGTTTTAAAATCAAAAATCTCTGGATTTCCAGGCAGGAAAGTAACTACATTGGACTTTTCAGTAATACAACGGATGCTGTTATTAATAATCTCAATATCCAGCTCGCAGCCAATGGGATTGCCGGACAAGATTACGTTGGTATTCTTGCAGGATCTACAAACGGCGGGACCATTAATAATGTAAAAGTAACCGGAATAGTAACCGCATATAACTATGTTGGCGGATTGATCGGGGAAAGCTCATCGCTAGTAAGCGACTGTCAGTCTTCCGGCGAAGTCAATACAGAAGGAGATAACATAGGTGGATTGATTGGAAAAACATCGGCCGAAGTTTCAGGTTCTAGTTCTTCCAGTAATGTTAAAAATACAGGCGGTTCTTTTACAGGAAACTTTATGGGCGGATTAATTGGTGTTAATCAAGCACCAGTTAATAACTCTAACGCTTCAGGAAATGTAACGGGAATCAGTACGCTTGGTGGATTGGTAGGAGATTCTTATGCACTTATCAGCAATTCTTATGCAACAGGCAATATTACCGGCAGGATGTGGGTTGGCGGTTTAGTTGGAACTTCTGATTCTGTTTCTAATTCCTATGCGACAGGCGTTGTATATGCAGATCAAAAAATCGGTGGCGGATTAGTTGGGCAATCTTATGGAACTATTACAGGAAGTCATGCGAGTGGATTTGTAAGTGGTAGTCAATCGCTTGGTGGATTAGTTGGGATTATGGGAGGTAATGTTTCTTTTAGTTATGCGACAGGCGATGTAACCCAAATTGTATCCGAAACCGTTCCGGAGGGTGGTTTTCTTGATATTGGTGGATTAGCTGGTTATAGTTTTTCACCATCTATTATTGATAATTGTTTTGCTTCCGGAGACGTAAAAGTCACGGATAACAATGCAATGTATGTTGGAGGATTGGTAGGTCTTAGTACTGGAATTTCCAATAGTTATGCTTATGGAACAGTTACTGGTGGATATTCGTTGGTAGGTGGATTAGCTGGTAGTACTTGGGAACCTATCGTGAATTCTGCCGCTCTTAACCCTTGGATTAAATCATCACCAACAGGAAATCTCAATAAAATCCACAGACTGGTTGGTGATATAGAGTTTGAAACAGAAGTAATCAACAGTTATGCGCTTGATAATATGCTGGTTAACGGTACAATTGTTACCGATGGCACCAGTGATTTTTGGTCTGGAGAAAATAAATCTATTGAAGAATTCCAAAAACAGTTAACATATGGAAACGGATTGAATTGGGATTTTGAGAGCGTTTGGAAAATACGCGAAAATCACGGATATCCTTATCTGCAATCAAGCGAGTATCTTACAAGTATCATATCTTCTGATATCAATAATAAAACTTGGGGAACTATTTCGCCAATGGGAATTGTAGCTATGAAAGATGGTTCATCCAAAACTTTCGAATTTACTTCTACTGATGGATATGAGATTGAATCCGTTTTGGTAGATAATGAGAATATTGGAAAACCAGATACTTACACGTTTTCAAATGTGACAGATAATCACACACTAATGGTAATTTTCAAATTGAAATCTCTTGGCACAAATGAAGCAAAAAACAAAAACATTACTGTTTATCCGAATCCAACCGCAGATTATATTTACGTTTCAGGAAACAAAAAGATTGCATCTCTGGAACTTTATAACAGCAATGGACAAAAAGTTTTGAAAGCTAACGAAAGCAAAATGGATTTAGCTCACTTAACAGCTGGAGTTTATATTTTAAAAATTATTACTGAAAATGGTGAGGTTTCCAGCAGCAAAATCATAAAAAAATAA
- a CDS encoding superoxide dismutase, producing the protein MAFELPKFAYSYDALEPTIDAKTMEIHHTKHHQAYVDNLNNAIAGTDLEGKSLEDIQKTGTDKPAVRNNGGGHFNHTLFWEILTPGGSKEPVGNVKAEIEKIGGFEKFKEDFSNAAKTRFGSGWAWLVKNADGSVVVSSSPNQDNPLMPVADVKGTPILGLDVWEHAYYLNYQNRRPDYVSAFFDVINWDKVEELYNK; encoded by the coding sequence ATGGCATTCGAATTACCAAAATTTGCTTATTCGTACGATGCGTTGGAACCAACGATTGATGCGAAAACAATGGAAATCCACCACACGAAGCATCACCAGGCTTATGTGGATAATCTTAATAATGCAATTGCAGGAACAGACCTTGAAGGAAAATCTCTTGAAGACATCCAAAAAACAGGTACAGATAAACCGGCTGTGAGAAACAACGGCGGTGGACATTTTAATCACACACTTTTCTGGGAAATCCTGACTCCAGGCGGAAGCAAAGAGCCAGTTGGAAACGTAAAGGCAGAAATCGAAAAAATCGGTGGTTTTGAGAAATTCAAAGAAGATTTTTCTAATGCGGCTAAGACTAGATTCGGTTCTGGTTGGGCTTGGTTAGTGAAAAACGCTGACGGTTCTGTGGTTGTTTCTTCAAGTCCGAACCAGGATAACCCACTAATGCCTGTTGCTGACGTAAAAGGCACCCCGATTCTTGGATTGGATGTTTGGGAGCACGCTTATTACCTGAATTATCAAAACAGAAGACCTGATTATGTGTCTGCGTTTTTTGATGTGATTAACTGGGATAAGGTTGAAGAGCTTTATAACAAATAA
- a CDS encoding aminotransferase class V-fold PLP-dependent enzyme → MLDINHIRSQFPILNQQVNGKPLVYLDNAATSQKPISVLKTWEQYYETINANVHRGIHTLSQLATEEMELSRKKIQRFINAKHDYEVIFTKGTTEGINLVAYALTNQIKKDDEIIISYLEHHSNIVPWQMLCERTGAKLRVIPMDENGILQIDVLDSWLNEKTKIVSVNQVSNALGIINPIEQIIEKTRKLSNAYVLIDGAQSAPHFKIDVQNLDCDFFVFSGHKMYAPMGTGILYGKESVLENLHPFHGGGEMIAVCSFEKTTYAGLPFKFEAGTPNVGGNIALGSAVDFINQIGHDNLQIHENELLTYAQKKLLELDGIKIYGEKANRTGVVSFNLEGVGIASDTGMILDKMGIAVRTGHHCTQPIMDFFNIAGTVRASFAVYNTLEEIDILVEGVKKAQRMLV, encoded by the coding sequence ATGCTCGACATCAATCATATCAGATCACAATTCCCAATCCTGAATCAGCAAGTCAACGGAAAACCATTGGTTTATCTGGACAACGCTGCGACGTCTCAAAAACCGATTTCAGTTTTGAAAACTTGGGAACAATACTACGAAACCATCAATGCGAATGTCCATCGTGGGATTCACACATTGAGCCAGTTGGCGACGGAAGAGATGGAACTTTCCAGAAAGAAAATCCAGAGATTCATCAACGCCAAACACGATTACGAAGTGATTTTTACCAAAGGAACAACCGAAGGAATCAATCTGGTGGCTTATGCTTTGACGAATCAAATCAAAAAAGATGACGAGATTATTATTTCTTATTTGGAACACCATTCCAACATCGTTCCGTGGCAGATGCTTTGCGAAAGAACCGGCGCAAAACTCCGCGTCATCCCAATGGACGAAAACGGAATCCTTCAAATCGATGTTTTGGATTCTTGGTTGAACGAAAAAACAAAAATTGTTTCTGTAAATCAGGTTTCTAACGCTTTAGGGATCATCAATCCAATCGAGCAAATTATTGAAAAAACAAGAAAACTTTCGAATGCTTACGTTTTAATTGACGGTGCTCAATCTGCACCGCATTTCAAAATCGATGTTCAGAATTTGGATTGTGATTTCTTCGTTTTCTCGGGACACAAGATGTATGCACCAATGGGAACCGGAATCCTTTACGGTAAAGAATCTGTGTTGGAAAATCTTCATCCGTTTCACGGCGGTGGAGAAATGATTGCAGTTTGCAGTTTTGAAAAAACAACTTACGCAGGTTTACCTTTCAAATTTGAAGCTGGAACTCCGAATGTTGGCGGAAATATTGCTCTTGGTTCTGCTGTTGATTTCATCAATCAAATTGGTCACGATAATCTTCAAATCCACGAAAACGAACTCCTGACTTACGCTCAGAAAAAACTTCTTGAATTAGACGGAATCAAAATCTATGGCGAAAAGGCCAATAGAACAGGTGTGGTTTCTTTCAATTTGGAAGGCGTCGGAATCGCATCTGACACGGGAATGATTCTCGACAAAATGGGAATTGCCGTGAGAACCGGTCATCATTGTACACAACCAATAATGGATTTCTTCAATATCGCCGGAACAGTCCGTGCAAGTTTTGCGGTTTACAATACTTTGGAAGAAATTGATATTCTGGTTGAAGGTGTGAAGAAAGCACAGAGAATGTTGGTTTAA
- the lon gene encoding endopeptidase La, whose translation MTEFENINFEEILDEGLGIIAEEINFSDFDNKESDESQTIFPILPVRNMVMFPKVVTPITAGREKSKKLLEDAQKENKYIGIISQKNPNEENPTEKDLYAIGTLAKIIKIIKLPEGNITAITRGVQRFKVKKFVSREPYFLAEITKQKDTQPKDKEEFTALMDNIKDLAEKIINIDPNIPNAAQFALKNIDGQEDLLNFISANGNYPSDKKQKLLDEKSLLGRARTLYELMHEDFRHLELKNQIHQKTSKDLDKQQREYFLNQQIRTIQDELGGGAESDADEIKKKASKIKWSADVEAHFQKEIQRLQRQHPNSPDFNVQRNYLDFFTDLPWEHYSKDHFDLNKAEKLLDKEHFGLEDIKKRILEHIAVLKLKNDMKSPILCLVGPPGVGKTSLGKSIADALGRKYVRVSLGGLHDESEIRGHRKTYIGAMAGRILQSIKKSGTSNPVIVLDEIDKIGQGVHGDPSSALLEVLDPEQNNNFYDNFLEMGYDLSKVMFIATANSLSTIQTPLLDRMEVISIAGYTLEEKIEIAKRHLIKKQLQENGLDAKSLKLGNTELKHIIEAHTSESGVRRLEKRIAGIARWVALQIAMEKDFDPKISVDKVDEILGVPRPKTLSEITDVPGVVTGLAWTSVGGDILFIESILSKGKGGLTMTGNLGNVMKESATIALEFIKAHYEELGISEEDIEKKNIHVHVPEGATPKDGPSAGIAMLTSMVSSFKNKKVKPHLAMTGEITLRGKVLPVGGIKEKLLAATRAGIKEVILCEANRKDVEEIKKDYLKHLKVNYVRNMSEVIEIALK comes from the coding sequence ATGACAGAATTTGAAAATATCAATTTTGAAGAGATTCTTGATGAAGGTCTCGGAATAATTGCTGAAGAAATTAATTTCTCTGACTTCGATAACAAGGAAAGTGATGAATCTCAAACGATTTTCCCTATTCTTCCTGTAAGAAATATGGTAATGTTCCCCAAAGTGGTAACGCCAATTACGGCTGGGAGAGAAAAATCCAAAAAATTGCTGGAAGATGCTCAAAAGGAAAATAAGTACATTGGAATCATCAGTCAGAAAAATCCAAATGAGGAAAATCCTACTGAAAAAGATTTGTACGCAATTGGAACTTTGGCTAAGATTATCAAAATCATCAAACTTCCGGAAGGTAATATCACAGCGATAACAAGAGGTGTTCAGAGATTCAAGGTGAAAAAATTTGTTTCTCGGGAGCCATATTTTTTGGCAGAAATTACAAAGCAAAAAGATACGCAGCCAAAAGATAAAGAAGAATTCACCGCTTTGATGGACAACATCAAAGACTTAGCTGAGAAAATCATCAACATCGACCCCAATATTCCGAACGCAGCTCAGTTTGCACTTAAGAATATTGATGGACAGGAAGATTTATTGAACTTCATCTCTGCAAACGGAAATTATCCTTCAGATAAAAAACAAAAATTGCTGGACGAGAAATCTTTGTTGGGACGTGCAAGAACTTTGTACGAACTGATGCACGAGGACTTCCGTCATTTGGAATTGAAAAATCAAATCCATCAAAAAACAAGCAAAGACCTTGACAAACAGCAACGCGAATATTTTCTAAATCAACAGATTAGAACGATTCAGGATGAGTTGGGAGGCGGAGCAGAATCTGATGCCGACGAAATCAAGAAAAAAGCTTCCAAAATAAAGTGGAGTGCTGATGTTGAGGCTCATTTCCAAAAGGAAATACAAAGATTACAAAGACAGCACCCGAATTCTCCGGACTTCAATGTTCAGAGAAATTACTTGGATTTCTTTACAGATTTGCCTTGGGAACACTATTCCAAAGACCATTTTGATCTTAACAAAGCGGAAAAACTTCTGGATAAAGAACATTTTGGATTAGAAGATATCAAGAAAAGAATTTTGGAACATATCGCTGTTTTGAAATTGAAAAATGATATGAAATCTCCGATTCTTTGTTTGGTTGGTCCTCCGGGAGTTGGGAAAACTTCTTTGGGGAAATCTATTGCAGATGCACTTGGAAGAAAATATGTTCGTGTTTCGCTTGGTGGTTTGCACGACGAAAGCGAAATCCGTGGACATAGAAAAACCTATATTGGAGCGATGGCGGGAAGAATTCTTCAATCCATCAAAAAATCCGGAACATCCAATCCTGTAATTGTTTTGGATGAGATTGATAAAATCGGGCAAGGTGTTCACGGCGACCCAAGTTCGGCTTTGTTGGAAGTTCTTGACCCTGAACAAAATAACAATTTCTACGATAACTTCTTAGAAATGGGTTATGACCTTTCAAAAGTAATGTTCATCGCAACTGCTAATTCACTATCTACTATTCAGACTCCTTTGTTGGACAGAATGGAAGTTATCAGCATTGCCGGTTACACTTTGGAAGAGAAAATTGAAATTGCTAAGCGCCATTTGATCAAAAAACAACTTCAGGAAAATGGTTTGGATGCTAAATCCTTAAAACTAGGAAATACTGAATTAAAACATATCATAGAAGCTCATACGTCGGAAAGTGGGGTTAGAAGATTAGAGAAAAGAATTGCTGGGATTGCGCGTTGGGTAGCGCTTCAGATTGCAATGGAAAAAGATTTTGACCCGAAAATTTCTGTCGATAAAGTTGACGAAATATTGGGCGTTCCAAGACCAAAAACTTTATCCGAAATCACAGATGTTCCAGGTGTTGTCACAGGTTTGGCTTGGACAAGCGTTGGTGGCGACATTCTGTTCATAGAAAGTATTCTTTCTAAAGGAAAAGGAGGACTGACAATGACCGGAAATCTTGGAAATGTAATGAAAGAATCGGCTACAATTGCATTGGAATTCATCAAAGCACATTACGAAGAATTGGGAATTTCGGAAGAAGATATTGAGAAGAAAAACATCCACGTTCACGTTCCGGAAGGCGCGACACCAAAAGATGGTCCTTCTGCCGGAATTGCAATGTTAACATCAATGGTTTCAAGCTTTAAAAATAAAAAAGTTAAACCTCATCTGGCTATGACTGGCGAAATTACACTTCGTGGAAAAGTGTTGCCTGTTGGCGGAATCAAGGAAAAATTATTAGCTGCAACAAGAGCCGGAATCAAGGAGGTCATTCTTTGTGAGGCGAATAGAAAAGATGTGGAAGAAATTAAAAAAGATTACCTGAAACATCTGAAAGTCAATTATGTAAGAAACATGAGTGAAGTTATTGAAATCGCTTTGAAGTAA
- a CDS encoding MauE/DoxX family redox-associated membrane protein, giving the protein MKYVKFILCLLFGLMFINAGLDKFLHYMPMPEMKPEQMKLFSAFGEIVWLMPLIGTVEVIGGLLFIIPKTRALGAIVILPVLVGIVLHNFTLFPTNEGRIIAVVLLLINIWVLIDNRKKYKALLS; this is encoded by the coding sequence ATGAAATATGTTAAATTTATTCTTTGCCTGCTTTTCGGATTGATGTTTATTAATGCAGGATTAGACAAGTTTCTGCATTATATGCCAATGCCGGAAATGAAACCGGAACAAATGAAATTATTTTCTGCTTTTGGGGAAATTGTTTGGTTGATGCCGTTAATTGGTACTGTTGAAGTTATTGGAGGATTATTATTTATTATTCCTAAAACCAGAGCTTTGGGCGCAATAGTAATCCTACCTGTACTGGTAGGAATTGTACTTCACAACTTCACTTTATTCCCAACGAACGAAGGCAGAATAATTGCGGTTGTTCTTTTATTAATCAATATTTGGGTGCTAATTGATAACCGAAAAAAATACAAAGCTTTATTAAGCTAA
- a CDS encoding alpha/beta hydrolase, whose protein sequence is MKTSVFYSLFLILLSIFSKAQMDDKFYQPKKEMKPLEFKNIENVSLPVENDTITAVVLKPESKSIQKTILFFHGAAGNISTYQYITKPLVEDGFQVVMVDVRGYGKSTGKPTHLNVAEDGQKMFNYLLTRQDIKNTKIYIYGASLGSQISTHLAKDNQAKISGLILDGGMSSFTDIAIKFKPEMKDIIERYVISPYSAKEDIKALKGLPKLFLYSKGDSTVPFEHGQVIYNNAPEPKQFLEFSGEHIQAMVVDKDRVVKAIEQL, encoded by the coding sequence ATGAAAACATCAGTATTCTACTCCCTATTCTTGATATTATTATCAATCTTTTCTAAGGCTCAAATGGACGATAAATTCTATCAGCCAAAGAAGGAAATGAAACCTTTGGAATTCAAAAATATCGAAAATGTAAGTCTGCCTGTAGAAAATGACACTATTACTGCAGTTGTTTTGAAGCCGGAATCAAAATCAATCCAAAAAACCATTTTATTTTTCCATGGAGCGGCAGGAAATATCTCCACTTATCAATATATTACTAAACCCTTGGTTGAAGATGGGTTTCAGGTTGTAATGGTAGATGTTAGAGGTTACGGAAAATCAACAGGAAAACCAACACATTTGAATGTGGCAGAAGATGGTCAAAAAATGTTCAATTATCTATTGACCCGCCAAGATATCAAGAATACAAAAATCTACATTTATGGAGCTTCTTTGGGGTCTCAGATTTCGACACACTTAGCTAAAGATAATCAGGCTAAAATATCAGGACTGATTTTGGACGGCGGAATGTCCTCTTTCACAGATATTGCCATCAAATTTAAACCGGAAATGAAAGATATTATCGAAAGATATGTGATTTCTCCTTACTCTGCAAAAGAAGATATTAAAGCTTTGAAAGGACTTCCAAAATTATTTCTTTATAGCAAAGGCGACTCAACAGTTCCTTTTGAACACGGTCAAGTCATTTATAACAATGCGCCAGAACCTAAACAGTTTTTAGAATTTTCCGGAGAACATATCCAGGCGATGGTTGTTGACAAAGATAGAGTCGTAAAAGCAATTGAGCAATTATAA